CCGCGTATTCCGCTCCGCATTATTGCCGACACCGACTGCGAAATTCTCTATATTGACAGCCGTCGTATTGTTTCTGCATGCTCCAATGCCTGCAGCTTTCATCAGCAAATCATATTCAACCTGATGAAAACCTTAGCCAACAAAAACATACTGTTTCACCAGAAAATTGAAATCACCTCCAAACGCACCACCCGGGAAAAGCTGATGGCATACCTGATGGTTCAGGCAAAAAAACACGGCTCGAACCGTTTTACCATCCCTTTTGACCGGCAGGCGCTGGCAGATTATCTGGAGGTCGACCGCAGCGGACTTTCTGCCGAAATCAGCAAGCTCCGCAAAGAAGGTGTACTGCTTTCCGACAAAAAACAATTTGAATTATTATAACAGGAGGTATATTTATGGAATATTTTAAGCTTATTGCAGACCGTTATTCGGTTCGTCAGTTTGAGCCAAAGCATGTAGAACAGGACGTAATTGA
The Clostridia bacterium genome window above contains:
- a CDS encoding Crp/Fnr family transcriptional regulator, encoding MQKFLKILEKCALFDQIAPENLTALLGCLGAKTASFEKSFTVMAEGTPAHYIGIVLSGSVQLVQVDFYGNRSIIAHAEQGDLFAEAFACAGIPRIPLRIIADTDCEILYIDSRRIVSACSNACSFHQQIIFNLMKTLANKNILFHQKIEITSKRTTREKLMAYLMVQAKKHGSNRFTIPFDRQALADYLEVDRSGLSAEISKLRKEGVLLSDKKQFELL